The following proteins are co-located in the Camelina sativa cultivar DH55 chromosome 12, Cs, whole genome shotgun sequence genome:
- the LOC104732188 gene encoding peptidyl-prolyl cis-trans isomerase CYP21-2-like yields MAITATKLVSLTLLWILVLFVTLALIQKLTDVADPNVSEQIVDAKINQVGEDLEGVTHKVYFDIQINGSPAGRILIGLFGKIVPKTAENFRALCTGEKGVGNMGKSLYFKGSIFHRIIPGFMIQGGDFTRGDGRGGESIYGDKFIYNVLLFH; encoded by the exons ATGGCGATTACGGCGACTAAATTGGTATCCCTCACTCTCTTATGGATCCTCGTCCTGTTCGTCACACTTGCTCTCATTCAG AAATTAACTGATGTTGCGGATCCTAATGTCAGTGAGCAGATTGTTGATGCTAAGATTAATCAG gTGGGAGAGGATTTAGAAGGAGTAACTCACAAAGTTTACTTTGACATTCAGATCAATGGTTCACCAGCAG GGCGCATTCTCATCGGTCTGTTTGGGAAGATAGTTCCTAAAACTgcag AGAATTTTCGAGCACTTTGCACGG GAGAGAAAGGAGTTGGAAACATGGGGAAATCTCTTTATTTCAAAGGAAGCATCTTCCATAGGATCATTCCTGGCTTCATGATTCAGGGTGGAGATTTTACACGAGGCGATGGGCGAGGTGGAGAGTCCATCTATGGCGATAagtttatttacaatgttttgttgtttcattaa
- the LOC104732189 gene encoding auxin-responsive protein IAA14-like: MNLKETELCLGLPGGTETVAKSGVGNKRGFSETVDLKLNLQSNKQGHGDLNVAGSIKEKTLLKDPSKPPAKAQVVGWPPVRNYRKNVMANQKNGETDEAMSSAGGTVAFVKVSMDGAPYLRKVDLKMYNSYKDLSDALAKMFSSFTMESYGAQGMIDFMNESKVMDLLNSSEYVPSYEDKDGDWMLVGDVPWPMFVESCKRLRIMKGSEAIGLAPRAMEKCKNRS; the protein is encoded by the exons atgaaCCTTAAGGAAACGGAGCTCTGCCTTGGGCTCCCCGGAGGCACTGAAACCGTGGCCAAGTCGGGTGTTGGAAATAAGAGAGGCTTCTCTGAGACCGTTGATCTCAAACTCAATCTTCAATCTAACAAACAAGGACATGGGGATCTCAATGTTGCTGGATCTATTAAAGAGAAGACTCTCCTCAAAGACCCTTCTAAGCCTCCTGCTAA AGCACAAGTGGTGGGTTGGCCACCTGTGAGGAACTACCGTAAAAATGTTATGGCTAATCAGAAGAACGGCGAAACGGATGAGGCAATGAGCAGTGCTGGAGGAACCGTAGCCTTTGTGAAGGTTTCCATGGATGGAGCTCCTTATCTTCGGAAGGTTGACCTTAAGATGTACAACAGCTACAAGGATCTCTCTGATGCCTTGGCCAAAATGTTCAGCTCCTTTACCATGG AGAGTTATGGAGCACAAGGGATGATAGATTTCATGAACGAGAGTAAAGTGATGGATCTGTTGAACAGCTCTGAGTATGTTCCAAGCTACGAGGACAAAGATGGTGACTGGATGCTCGTTGGTGATGTCCCCTGGCC GATGTTTGTAGAGTCGTGCAAACGTTTGCGCATTATGAAAGGATCCGAAGCAATTGGCCTTG CTCCAAGAGCAATGGAGAAGTGCAAGAACAGAtcctga